A single genomic interval of Oncorhynchus tshawytscha isolate Ot180627B linkage group LG15, Otsh_v2.0, whole genome shotgun sequence harbors:
- the LOC112214550 gene encoding dynactin subunit 1 isoform X8, whose amino-acid sequence MAGMRRRHSVAVPAMGLGIGRGSLLFSSPLLSKMSADGGGKPAKVGSVVEVIGKGQRGTVAYVGATLFATGKWVGVILDEPKGKNDGTVQGKRYFQCDENCGIFVRQSQIQLVEDGSSATSPDTPEAATAKFLPKQKDIPETPKSVKQTPRVLATPASGLSSSLSREDVSEGSLSSKGALGAPVVPLPSGTPTTPGAPPPATPSKEEESLRGQVKDLEEKLETLKMKRAEDKVKLKELEKYKIQLEQLQEWKTKMQEQQADLQKQLKEAKKDAREALESKDRYMEEMSDTADAIEMATLDKEMAEERSESLQVEVESLKEKVEELTMDLEIIKHEVEEKGSDGAASSYHVKQLEEQNSRLKEALVRMRDLSSSEKQEHVKLQKQMEKKNGELETLRTQKEKLQEEMKQAEATIDELKEQVDAALGAEEMVETLTERNLDLEEKVRELRETVTDLEAINEMNDELQENSRETEMELREQLDLNGARVREAQKRVEAAQETVADYQQTINKYRELTTSLQDTNRELTIAQNANAEQVQQPPAELFDFKIKFAETKAYAKAIEMELRKMEVGQANRQVSLLTSFMPDSFLRHGGDHDCILVLLLIPRLICKAELISKQAQEKFDLNGNPVERTGMKMRGPPGEQLSFASGLVYSLTLLQATLHKYEQSLNCCSVEVYKRMGTLYSEMSVHERSLDFFIDLLHKDQLDETVHVEPLTKAIKYYQQLYSIHLADQTEDCTVQLADHIKFIQSALDCMGAEVVRLRAFLQPGQEGADLNILLKDLDTSCSDIKQFCKKIRRRMPGTDVPGVPAALAFGAPVSETLTDCRRQLTRVVAVLQEVAAAGAQMVAPLGEQEGLNTLKLEDVAFKAVEQVYGSHGLNPHECLRQSCSSVISTMNKMATAMQEGEYDAERPQGKTPPVEARAVALRAEITDAEGLGVKLEDRDTVIKELKKSLKIKGEELSEAHVRLSLLEKKLDTSTKDADERVEKIQTKLDETLALLKKKEKEFEETMDALQADIDQLEAEKAELKQRLSNQSKVTIEGLRAPPASGIASIVSGTAGAGVAPGAGGLSGPMQVVDSPLLRQQVETQRLGIKHLKNENNRLKAEKMRAQLASLPPLHVPKLPLREASTSPPAEGPLHGALYRKTDQLLGTLLKMSAAVKVVDITGKTPVSASAQLLDQTARLQSLSDALDKLKGEVSEHVVSQQPGAKVSSDFATFPISSFVKAKEEKQGGTVFIGRVAIPCAKGQEQVHRLVLSQQHLQQVHRLLMT is encoded by the exons ATGGCTGGAATGCGCAGGCGGCATTCTGTGGCCGTCCCGGCGATGGGCCTGGGTATTGGCCGGGGCAGCTTG ctCTTCAGCAGCCCCCTCCTGAGCAAGATGAGTGCAGACGGGGGCGGCAAGCCTGCCAAGGTGGGCTCGGTGGTGGAGGTAATCGGTAAGGGTCAGCGTGGCACGGTGGCTTACGTGGGCGCCACGCTCTTCGCCACTGGTAAGTGGGTGGGCGTGATCCTGGACGAGCCCAAGGGCAAGAACGACGGCACGGTCCAGGGGAAGAGATACTTTCAGTGTGATGAGAACTGTGGTATCTTCGTGCGCCAGTCCCAG ATCCAGCTAGTGGAAGATGGATCCAGTGCCACCTCTCCAGACACCCCAGAGGCGGCCACTGCCAAGTTCCTGCCCAAGCAGAAAG ACATTCCTGAGACTCCGAAATCAGTCAAACAG ACCCCCCGAGTCTTAGCCACCCCGGCCTCTGGTCTGTCCAGCTCTCTTTCCAGGGAGGATGTCAGTGAGGGCAGCCTGTCTTCCAAGGGTGCACTGGGGGCTCCAGTTGTCCCCCTGCCCAGCGGCACCCCCACCACGCCCGGTGCTCCTCCCCCTGCCACCCCTAGCAAG GAGGAGGAGTCTCTGCGAGGTCAGGTGAAGGATCTAGAGGAGAAGCTGGAGACCCTGAAGATGAAGCGGGCAGAGGACAAGGTCAAgctgaaggagctggagaagtaCAAGATCCAGCTGGAGCAGCTGCAGGAATGGAAGACCAAGATGCAGGAGCAGCAGGCCGACCTGCAGAAACAACTCAAGGAGGCCAAGAAG GATGCTCGGGAGGCCCTGGAGTCTAAGGACCGCTACATGGAGGAGATGTCAGACACGGCAGACGCCATCGAGATGGCCACACTGGACAAGGAGATGGCCGAGGAGCGGTCGGAGAGCTTGCAGGTGGAGGTGGAGTCACTgaaggagaaggtggaggagctCACCATGGACCTGGAGATCATCAAACACGAGGTCGAGGAGAAAG GTTCTGATGGAGCTGCCTCCAGTTACCATGTCAAGCAGCTGGAGGAGCAGAACAGCAGACTGAAAGAGGCTCTGGTCAG GATGCGTGACCTGTCTTCCTCTGAGAAGCAGGAGCATGTGAAGCTCCAGAAGCAGATGGAGAAGAAGAATGGAGAGCTGGAGACTCTGAGGACCCAGAAGGAGAAGCTACAGGAGGAGATGAAGCAGGCTGAGGCCACCATTGATGAGCTGAAGGAGCAG GTTGATGCTGCTCTCGGGGCAGAGGAGATGGTGGAGACTCTGACTGAGAGGAATCTGGACCTGGAGGAGAAAGTCCGAGAGCTCAGAGAGACTGTCACAGACCTG GAAGCGATCAACGAGATGAATGACGAGCtgcaggagaacagcagggagACGGAGATGGAGCTGAGGGAGCAGCTGGACTTGAACGGGGCCAGGGTGAGAGAGGCCCAGAAGAGGGTGGAGGCCGCTCAGGAGACGGTGGCTGACTATCAGCAGACCATCAACAAGTATCGCGAGCTGACCACCAGCCTACAG GATACCAACAGGGAGCTGACCATTGCTCAGAATGCCAATGCAGAGCAGGTCCAACAGCCACCTGCAGAGCTGTTTGACTTCAAGATCAAGTTTGCTGAGACCAAGGCCTACGCCAAG GCCATCGAGATGGAGCTGAGAAAGATGGAGGTGGGCCAGGCCAACAGACAggtgtctctcctcacctccttcatGCCCGACTCCTTCCTGCGTCATGGAGGAGACCACGACTGTATTCTGGTGCTCTTGCTCATACCAAGACTCATTTGCAAg GCTGAGTTGATCAGCAAGCAGGCCCAAGAGAAGTTTGATCTGAATGGTAACCCAGTGGAGAGGACTGGGATGAAGATGAGAGGACCACCTGGAGAACAACTCAGCTTTGCCTCTGGACTGGTGTATTCTCTAACCCTGCTACAGGCCACGCTGCACAAATATGAACA aTCTCTGAACTGCTGCAGTGTGGAGGTGTATAAGCGGATGGGGACTCTCTACTCAGAGATGAGTGTCCATGAGCGTTCTCTAGACTTCTTTATAGACCTGCTGCACAAAGACCAGCTGGATGAGACTGTACACGTGGAGCCTCTCACCAAGGCCATCAAGTACTACCAG CAACTGTACAGCATCCACCTGGCTGATCAGACTGAAGATTGCACCGTGCAGCTGGCTGATCACATCAAG ttcatccagagtgcatTGGACTGTATGGGTGCAGAGGTGGTGCGTCTCAGGGCCTTCCTGCAGCCGGGGCAAGAGGGGGCTGACCTGAACATCCTGCTGAAGGACCTAGACACATCCTGCAG CGACATCAAACAGTTCTGCAAGAAGATCAGACGCAGGATGCCAGGGACCGACGTGCCAGGGGTGCCCGCCGCTCTGGCCTTCGGCGCACCG GTGTCAGAGACTCTAACGGACTGCAGGCGTCAGCTGACTCGGGTGGTTGCCGTGCTACAGGAGGTAGCTGCGGCGGGGGCGCAGATGGTCGCCCCTCTAGGAGAACAGGAGGGGCTCAACACCCTCAAACTGGAGGACGTGGCCTTCAAGGCTGTTGAACAG gtGTATGGGTCCCATGGCCTGAATCCCCATGAGTGTCTGCGTCAGTCCTGCAgctctgtcatctccaccatgaacAAGATGGCTACCGCCATGCAGGAGGGAGAGTATGACGCCGAGCGACCACAGGGAAAG ACTCCCCCGGTAGAGGCTCGTGCAGTGGCCCTCAGGGCAGAGATCACTGACGCAGAGGGTCTGGGAGTCAAACTGGAGGACAGAGACACTGTCATCAAGGAGCTCAAGAAGTCCCTGAAGATCAAA GGAGAGGAGTTGAGTGAGGCCCACGTCCGTCTCAGCCTGCTAGAGAAGAAGCTGGATACGTCCACTAAAGATGCAGACGAACGTGTGGAGAAGATCCAGACCAAACTGGATGAGACCCTCGCCCTGCTCAAGAAGAAAGAGAA GGAGTTTGAGGAAACCATGGATGCCCTGCAGGCAGACATCGACCAGCTGGAGGCAGAGAAAGCAGAGCTGAAGCAGCGTCTCTCCAACCAGTCAAAGGTGACCATTGAGGGCCTCAGGGCCCCGCCTGCCTCTGGCATCGCATCCATCGTTTCAGGAACCGCCGGAG cgggTGTTGCCCCAGGAGCAGGGGGCCTGTCTGGGCCGATGCAGGTGGTGgactcccctctcctccgtcAGCAGGTGGAGACCCAGAGACTGGGCATCAAACACCTGAAGAACGAGAACAACAGACTGAAG GCGGAGAAGATGAGAGCCCAgttagcctccctccctcccctccacgtCCCCAAGCTTCCTCTGAGAGAggcctccacctctccccctgcTGAGGGGCCTCTCCACGGGGCTCTCTACAGGAAGACAGACCAGCTCCTGGGGACCCTGCTCAAGATGAGTGCCGCCGTTAAGGTGGTCGACATCACCGGGAAGACTCCAG TGAGTGCGAGTGCTCAGCTCCTGGACCAGACAGCTCGACTGCAGTCTCTGAGTGACGCTCTGGACAAACTGAAG ggtgaagTGTCAGAGCATGTGGTTTCTCAGCAACCTGGGGCGAAGGTCTCCTCTGACTTTGCCACCTTCCCCATTTCCTCCTTCGTCAAG GCCAAGGAGGAGAAGCAGGGGGGTACGGTGTTCATAGGGCGCGTGGCCATCCCATGTGCCAAGGGCCAGGAGCAGGTGCACCGTCTTGTCCTATCACAGCAGCACCTGCAGCAGGTGCACCGCCTCCTCATGACCTAA
- the LOC112214550 gene encoding dynactin subunit 1 isoform X1, with amino-acid sequence MAGMRRRHSVAVPAMGLGIGRGSLLFSSPLLSKMSADGGGKPAKVGSVVEVIGKGQRGTVAYVGATLFATGKWVGVILDEPKGKNDGTVQGKRYFQCDENCGIFVRQSQIQLVEDGSSATSPDTPEAATAKFLPKQKDIPETPKSVKQMPIPKKFVTRRSTKLNTPDRLSSSSSLPSLLMTPRVLATPASGLSSSLSREDVSEGSLSSKGALGAPVVPLPSGTPTTPGAPPPATPSKAEPPVAKQEEESLRGQVKDLEEKLETLKMKRAEDKVKLKELEKYKIQLEQLQEWKTKMQEQQADLQKQLKEAKKDAREALESKDRYMEEMSDTADAIEMATLDKEMAEERSESLQVEVESLKEKVEELTMDLEIIKHEVEEKGSDGAASSYHVKQLEEQNSRLKEALVRMRDLSSSEKQEHVKLQKQMEKKNGELETLRTQKEKLQEEMKQAEATIDELKEQVDAALGAEEMVETLTERNLDLEEKVRELRETVTDLEAINEMNDELQENSRETEMELREQLDLNGARVREAQKRVEAAQETVADYQQTINKYRELTTSLQDTNRELTIAQNANAEQVQQPPAELFDFKIKFAETKAYAKAIEMELRKMEVGQANRQVSLLTSFMPDSFLRHGGDHDCILVLLLIPRLICKAELISKQAQEKFDLNGNPVERTGMKMRGPPGEQLSFASGLVYSLTLLQATLHKYEQSLNCCSVEVYKRMGTLYSEMSVHERSLDFFIDLLHKDQLDETVHVEPLTKAIKYYQQLYSIHLADQTEDCTVQLADHIKFIQSALDCMGAEVVRLRAFLQPGQEGADLNILLKDLDTSCSDIKQFCKKIRRRMPGTDVPGVPAALAFGAPVSETLTDCRRQLTRVVAVLQEVAAAGAQMVAPLGEQEGLNTLKLEDVAFKAVEQVYGSHGLNPHECLRQSCSSVISTMNKMATAMQEGEYDAERPQGKTPPVEARAVALRAEITDAEGLGVKLEDRDTVIKELKKSLKIKGEELSEAHVRLSLLEKKLDTSTKDADERVEKIQTKLDETLALLKKKEKEFEETMDALQADIDQLEAEKAELKQRLSNQSKVTIEGLRAPPASGIASIVSGTAGAGVAPGAGGLSGPMQVVDSPLLRQQVETQRLGIKHLKNENNRLKAEKMRAQLASLPPLHVPKLPLREASTSPPAEGPLHGALYRKTDQLLGTLLKMSAAVKVVDITGKTPVSASAQLLDQTARLQSLSDALDKLKGEVSEHVVSQQPGAKVSSDFATFPISSFVKAKEEKQGGTVFIGRVAIPCAKGQEQVHRLVLSQQHLQQVHRLLMT; translated from the exons ATGGCTGGAATGCGCAGGCGGCATTCTGTGGCCGTCCCGGCGATGGGCCTGGGTATTGGCCGGGGCAGCTTG ctCTTCAGCAGCCCCCTCCTGAGCAAGATGAGTGCAGACGGGGGCGGCAAGCCTGCCAAGGTGGGCTCGGTGGTGGAGGTAATCGGTAAGGGTCAGCGTGGCACGGTGGCTTACGTGGGCGCCACGCTCTTCGCCACTGGTAAGTGGGTGGGCGTGATCCTGGACGAGCCCAAGGGCAAGAACGACGGCACGGTCCAGGGGAAGAGATACTTTCAGTGTGATGAGAACTGTGGTATCTTCGTGCGCCAGTCCCAG ATCCAGCTAGTGGAAGATGGATCCAGTGCCACCTCTCCAGACACCCCAGAGGCGGCCACTGCCAAGTTCCTGCCCAAGCAGAAAG ACATTCCTGAGACTCCGAAATCAGTCAAACAG ATGCCCATTCCCAAGAAG TTCGTAACCCGCCGTAGTACCAAG ttGAACACTCCTGAtcgcctctcctcctccagctccctcccctccctcctcatg ACCCCCCGAGTCTTAGCCACCCCGGCCTCTGGTCTGTCCAGCTCTCTTTCCAGGGAGGATGTCAGTGAGGGCAGCCTGTCTTCCAAGGGTGCACTGGGGGCTCCAGTTGTCCCCCTGCCCAGCGGCACCCCCACCACGCCCGGTGCTCCTCCCCCTGCCACCCCTAGCAAG GCTGAGCCTCCCGTAGCGAAGCAG GAGGAGGAGTCTCTGCGAGGTCAGGTGAAGGATCTAGAGGAGAAGCTGGAGACCCTGAAGATGAAGCGGGCAGAGGACAAGGTCAAgctgaaggagctggagaagtaCAAGATCCAGCTGGAGCAGCTGCAGGAATGGAAGACCAAGATGCAGGAGCAGCAGGCCGACCTGCAGAAACAACTCAAGGAGGCCAAGAAG GATGCTCGGGAGGCCCTGGAGTCTAAGGACCGCTACATGGAGGAGATGTCAGACACGGCAGACGCCATCGAGATGGCCACACTGGACAAGGAGATGGCCGAGGAGCGGTCGGAGAGCTTGCAGGTGGAGGTGGAGTCACTgaaggagaaggtggaggagctCACCATGGACCTGGAGATCATCAAACACGAGGTCGAGGAGAAAG GTTCTGATGGAGCTGCCTCCAGTTACCATGTCAAGCAGCTGGAGGAGCAGAACAGCAGACTGAAAGAGGCTCTGGTCAG GATGCGTGACCTGTCTTCCTCTGAGAAGCAGGAGCATGTGAAGCTCCAGAAGCAGATGGAGAAGAAGAATGGAGAGCTGGAGACTCTGAGGACCCAGAAGGAGAAGCTACAGGAGGAGATGAAGCAGGCTGAGGCCACCATTGATGAGCTGAAGGAGCAG GTTGATGCTGCTCTCGGGGCAGAGGAGATGGTGGAGACTCTGACTGAGAGGAATCTGGACCTGGAGGAGAAAGTCCGAGAGCTCAGAGAGACTGTCACAGACCTG GAAGCGATCAACGAGATGAATGACGAGCtgcaggagaacagcagggagACGGAGATGGAGCTGAGGGAGCAGCTGGACTTGAACGGGGCCAGGGTGAGAGAGGCCCAGAAGAGGGTGGAGGCCGCTCAGGAGACGGTGGCTGACTATCAGCAGACCATCAACAAGTATCGCGAGCTGACCACCAGCCTACAG GATACCAACAGGGAGCTGACCATTGCTCAGAATGCCAATGCAGAGCAGGTCCAACAGCCACCTGCAGAGCTGTTTGACTTCAAGATCAAGTTTGCTGAGACCAAGGCCTACGCCAAG GCCATCGAGATGGAGCTGAGAAAGATGGAGGTGGGCCAGGCCAACAGACAggtgtctctcctcacctccttcatGCCCGACTCCTTCCTGCGTCATGGAGGAGACCACGACTGTATTCTGGTGCTCTTGCTCATACCAAGACTCATTTGCAAg GCTGAGTTGATCAGCAAGCAGGCCCAAGAGAAGTTTGATCTGAATGGTAACCCAGTGGAGAGGACTGGGATGAAGATGAGAGGACCACCTGGAGAACAACTCAGCTTTGCCTCTGGACTGGTGTATTCTCTAACCCTGCTACAGGCCACGCTGCACAAATATGAACA aTCTCTGAACTGCTGCAGTGTGGAGGTGTATAAGCGGATGGGGACTCTCTACTCAGAGATGAGTGTCCATGAGCGTTCTCTAGACTTCTTTATAGACCTGCTGCACAAAGACCAGCTGGATGAGACTGTACACGTGGAGCCTCTCACCAAGGCCATCAAGTACTACCAG CAACTGTACAGCATCCACCTGGCTGATCAGACTGAAGATTGCACCGTGCAGCTGGCTGATCACATCAAG ttcatccagagtgcatTGGACTGTATGGGTGCAGAGGTGGTGCGTCTCAGGGCCTTCCTGCAGCCGGGGCAAGAGGGGGCTGACCTGAACATCCTGCTGAAGGACCTAGACACATCCTGCAG CGACATCAAACAGTTCTGCAAGAAGATCAGACGCAGGATGCCAGGGACCGACGTGCCAGGGGTGCCCGCCGCTCTGGCCTTCGGCGCACCG GTGTCAGAGACTCTAACGGACTGCAGGCGTCAGCTGACTCGGGTGGTTGCCGTGCTACAGGAGGTAGCTGCGGCGGGGGCGCAGATGGTCGCCCCTCTAGGAGAACAGGAGGGGCTCAACACCCTCAAACTGGAGGACGTGGCCTTCAAGGCTGTTGAACAG gtGTATGGGTCCCATGGCCTGAATCCCCATGAGTGTCTGCGTCAGTCCTGCAgctctgtcatctccaccatgaacAAGATGGCTACCGCCATGCAGGAGGGAGAGTATGACGCCGAGCGACCACAGGGAAAG ACTCCCCCGGTAGAGGCTCGTGCAGTGGCCCTCAGGGCAGAGATCACTGACGCAGAGGGTCTGGGAGTCAAACTGGAGGACAGAGACACTGTCATCAAGGAGCTCAAGAAGTCCCTGAAGATCAAA GGAGAGGAGTTGAGTGAGGCCCACGTCCGTCTCAGCCTGCTAGAGAAGAAGCTGGATACGTCCACTAAAGATGCAGACGAACGTGTGGAGAAGATCCAGACCAAACTGGATGAGACCCTCGCCCTGCTCAAGAAGAAAGAGAA GGAGTTTGAGGAAACCATGGATGCCCTGCAGGCAGACATCGACCAGCTGGAGGCAGAGAAAGCAGAGCTGAAGCAGCGTCTCTCCAACCAGTCAAAGGTGACCATTGAGGGCCTCAGGGCCCCGCCTGCCTCTGGCATCGCATCCATCGTTTCAGGAACCGCCGGAG cgggTGTTGCCCCAGGAGCAGGGGGCCTGTCTGGGCCGATGCAGGTGGTGgactcccctctcctccgtcAGCAGGTGGAGACCCAGAGACTGGGCATCAAACACCTGAAGAACGAGAACAACAGACTGAAG GCGGAGAAGATGAGAGCCCAgttagcctccctccctcccctccacgtCCCCAAGCTTCCTCTGAGAGAggcctccacctctccccctgcTGAGGGGCCTCTCCACGGGGCTCTCTACAGGAAGACAGACCAGCTCCTGGGGACCCTGCTCAAGATGAGTGCCGCCGTTAAGGTGGTCGACATCACCGGGAAGACTCCAG TGAGTGCGAGTGCTCAGCTCCTGGACCAGACAGCTCGACTGCAGTCTCTGAGTGACGCTCTGGACAAACTGAAG ggtgaagTGTCAGAGCATGTGGTTTCTCAGCAACCTGGGGCGAAGGTCTCCTCTGACTTTGCCACCTTCCCCATTTCCTCCTTCGTCAAG GCCAAGGAGGAGAAGCAGGGGGGTACGGTGTTCATAGGGCGCGTGGCCATCCCATGTGCCAAGGGCCAGGAGCAGGTGCACCGTCTTGTCCTATCACAGCAGCACCTGCAGCAGGTGCACCGCCTCCTCATGACCTAA